The following proteins are co-located in the Thermodesulforhabdaceae bacterium genome:
- a CDS encoding TetR/AcrR family transcriptional regulator, with product MGKNSNGKNDKKAEKYERILDAAVRVFAKKGFYQSRVSDIAREAGVADGTIYLYFKNKDDILISIFEEKMRTAISYFQQKISQEESALFKLKRFVRVHLELFKNNPELAAVLQVELRQSSRFMKEYKKVELKRFLDLIGDIVKQGQEEGVFRKDIPVSLVKRFVFGALDEVISTWVSSGGRFELIDYADPLSDLFIRGLGTARVFEEVMHSESGGDSEHTSHNSQEGGQNYEAYR from the coding sequence ATGGGTAAAAATTCCAACGGCAAAAACGATAAGAAAGCCGAAAAATACGAACGGATACTCGATGCTGCCGTGAGAGTCTTCGCTAAAAAGGGATTTTATCAGTCTCGAGTCTCAGACATTGCTCGTGAAGCCGGGGTTGCCGACGGAACAATCTATCTCTACTTCAAAAACAAAGACGATATCCTTATCTCTATCTTCGAAGAAAAAATGAGAACCGCTATATCCTATTTCCAGCAGAAAATCTCCCAGGAAGAGAGTGCACTATTTAAATTAAAACGTTTTGTTCGAGTTCATCTGGAACTCTTTAAGAACAACCCGGAACTCGCTGCCGTCCTTCAAGTGGAACTTCGCCAGAGTAGTAGATTTATGAAGGAATACAAAAAGGTCGAACTAAAACGCTTTTTAGACCTGATTGGAGACATTGTTAAACAGGGTCAGGAGGAGGGAGTTTTTAGAAAGGATATTCCAGTAAGTCTAGTAAAACGTTTTGTTTTTGGCGCCCTGGATGAAGTCATTTCTACATGGGTTTCATCCGGGGGAAGGTTTGAGTTGATTGATTATGCCGATCCCCTATCAGATCTTTTTATACGGGGACTTGGCACAGCAAGAGTTTTTGAGGAAGTAATGCATTCAGAATCAGGAGGGGATTCTGAGCATACTTCCCATAATTCTCAGGAAGGGGGACAAAATTATGAAGCTTATCGTTGA
- a CDS encoding acyl-CoA dehydrogenase — MKLIVDERDAKFVLYEQLKVQDLCQYPKFADFSPDMFDMAIAEAAKLAEKEFYPTNKIGDREGCKFENGQVRVPEAFHKAYRAYVEGGWLAMPDPPEVGGQGFPFVVSNCCVEFLAAANWSLLMYPGLTHGAARLLYKYGTPELKEIYMYKMFSGEWGGTMCLTEAGAGSDVGNLRTKAYRNPDGTYRIEGQKIFISSGMHDLTENIIHMVLARIEGAPPGTKGISIFLVPRLRVDENGNLVDNDVTCGGIEHKMGIHGSATCVLNFGENGQCIGYLMGKENEGMKIMFDMMNEARLFVGLQGLAHASTAYLHALKYAKERFQGAPIEKMKDATAPRVPIIQHPDVRRMLMFMKSGSEALRALMYVAAYCIDRVEVAESQEERDLFQGYVDLLIPICKSVGSDLGFRICETAIQVYGGYGYTSEYPVEQFLRDCKIASIYEGTNGIQALDLIGRKLTYKNGLLVKNAFKLTAEKLTQFKQNHRLRELIQIYEEAQNALMETTKYMGFKGMSEDFYVAILNAKPYLDLFGDVTLGFLLLWQANIADEKLQKIYAENGATDARSQKKLLDENREAAFYYGKIASARYFITQTLTQAKAKARAIMIGDASPLDIPEAGFALD, encoded by the coding sequence ATGAAGCTTATCGTTGACGAACGAGACGCTAAGTTTGTGCTCTATGAACAACTTAAAGTTCAAGATCTTTGTCAGTATCCAAAGTTTGCCGACTTTTCCCCAGACATGTTCGACATGGCTATTGCCGAAGCGGCTAAGCTTGCAGAGAAAGAATTTTATCCCACGAACAAGATAGGCGATCGCGAAGGGTGCAAGTTTGAAAACGGACAGGTCAGAGTACCTGAAGCTTTCCACAAAGCTTATCGAGCCTACGTAGAAGGTGGATGGCTTGCTATGCCCGATCCACCTGAAGTAGGAGGACAGGGTTTCCCATTTGTCGTTTCTAACTGCTGTGTAGAATTTCTTGCTGCCGCTAACTGGTCTCTTCTTATGTATCCCGGTCTTACTCATGGTGCCGCTCGACTTCTCTACAAATACGGCACGCCAGAACTCAAAGAAATCTACATGTATAAAATGTTTTCCGGTGAATGGGGCGGCACGATGTGTCTTACCGAAGCCGGAGCGGGAAGCGATGTTGGTAACCTCCGAACAAAAGCCTATCGAAACCCCGATGGCACCTATAGAATAGAAGGTCAGAAAATTTTCATCTCTTCCGGTATGCATGACCTTACTGAAAATATCATTCACATGGTTCTTGCTCGCATTGAAGGGGCTCCTCCAGGAACCAAGGGCATTTCAATCTTCCTGGTGCCAAGACTTAGAGTCGATGAAAATGGAAATCTTGTTGACAACGACGTTACCTGCGGTGGAATCGAACACAAAATGGGTATTCATGGATCCGCAACCTGTGTGCTCAACTTCGGTGAAAACGGACAATGCATAGGTTATCTCATGGGCAAGGAAAACGAAGGAATGAAAATCATGTTCGACATGATGAATGAAGCACGACTTTTTGTCGGGCTTCAGGGACTTGCCCATGCCAGCACAGCTTACCTCCACGCTCTAAAGTATGCTAAAGAACGATTTCAGGGTGCACCGATTGAGAAGATGAAAGATGCAACGGCTCCACGAGTGCCCATCATTCAGCATCCCGATGTAAGAAGAATGCTCATGTTTATGAAAAGCGGAAGCGAAGCTCTTCGAGCTTTGATGTATGTGGCAGCTTACTGCATCGACAGGGTGGAAGTGGCTGAAAGTCAGGAAGAGCGAGATCTTTTCCAGGGCTATGTTGATCTTCTCATTCCTATCTGTAAGTCTGTTGGAAGTGACCTCGGCTTCCGAATCTGCGAAACGGCAATCCAGGTTTACGGTGGCTATGGCTATACATCCGAATACCCCGTTGAGCAGTTCTTGAGAGACTGCAAGATAGCCTCCATCTACGAAGGCACCAACGGTATTCAAGCGCTCGATCTGATAGGACGAAAACTCACCTACAAAAATGGTTTGCTAGTAAAGAACGCCTTTAAGTTAACTGCAGAAAAGCTCACTCAATTCAAACAGAATCATCGCCTGAGAGAACTTATTCAGATCTACGAAGAAGCTCAAAATGCCCTCATGGAAACCACCAAATACATGGGCTTCAAGGGTATGAGCGAAGACTTCTACGTAGCCATCTTGAATGCCAAGCCTTATCTCGATCTTTTCGGTGATGTCACCCTTGGCTTCCTCCTTCTCTGGCAGGCTAACATTGCGGACGAAAAGCTTCAGAAAATTTACGCTGAAAATGGTGCAACCGATGCTCGTTCTCAAAAGAAACTTCTTGATGAAAACCGAGAAGCTGCTTTCTACTACGGTAAGATCGCATCCGCTCGTTACTTCATTACCCAGACCCTTACCCAAGCAAAAGCGAAAGCAAGAGCAATAATGATTGGAGATGCCTCACCGCTTGATATTCCAGAAGCAGGGTTTGCGTTGGATTAA
- a CDS encoding thiolase family protein: protein MKARDVVLVDGIRTAFGKAGEKGFFWYTRADDMVVKVIRELLRRNPQVKPEMIEENVWGATTQEKDQGLTLGRTSAILAGLPVDCSGFSVDRMCAGGMTAVTCAASEIALGACDIAIAGGVEHMGHHPMGATADPNPRFLTERLVSEDALVMGKTAENLHDEYPEITKEMSDEYAYWSQKKAAKAYEEGKIQKTIVPMTVYTKEGWVVADYDQQLRPDTTLEGLKNLRTPFRNLGKVTPGNSSGLNDGAAGVLLMSAEKAAELGIQPKMRLVAYAYAGVRPEVMGLGPVPATKKVLQRAGLTIDDIDIIELNEAFAVQCIVFMKEFGFKLPNDERINPWGGAIALGHPLASSGPRLMIHLMHLFEENPSARYGLATMCVGLGQGGAVIWENLMRK, encoded by the coding sequence ATGAAAGCAAGAGATGTCGTGCTTGTTGATGGAATCAGAACAGCCTTTGGAAAAGCCGGAGAGAAGGGATTTTTCTGGTATACGAGAGCTGATGATATGGTGGTGAAGGTCATCAGGGAACTTCTTCGCCGGAATCCCCAGGTAAAGCCCGAAATGATAGAAGAAAACGTATGGGGCGCAACCACGCAGGAAAAGGATCAAGGTCTTACTCTTGGAAGAACTTCGGCTATTCTTGCAGGTCTTCCCGTTGATTGCTCCGGTTTCTCGGTGGATCGTATGTGCGCTGGTGGAATGACGGCTGTTACCTGCGCTGCCTCAGAAATCGCTCTTGGTGCCTGTGATATAGCTATAGCCGGAGGCGTTGAACACATGGGGCATCATCCCATGGGAGCAACCGCCGATCCTAACCCTCGCTTTCTCACCGAAAGACTCGTTTCCGAAGACGCTCTCGTTATGGGAAAGACAGCCGAAAATCTCCATGACGAATACCCTGAAATTACTAAGGAAATGTCGGACGAATACGCCTACTGGTCTCAGAAAAAGGCGGCAAAAGCTTACGAAGAAGGAAAAATCCAGAAAACCATCGTTCCCATGACCGTTTACACCAAGGAAGGATGGGTTGTAGCAGATTACGACCAGCAACTTCGTCCTGATACCACCCTTGAAGGACTCAAAAATCTTAGAACCCCCTTCAGAAATCTTGGTAAAGTAACCCCCGGTAACTCTTCGGGGCTAAATGACGGCGCGGCAGGCGTTCTGCTTATGTCTGCGGAAAAAGCCGCAGAACTTGGCATTCAACCCAAGATGCGTTTGGTGGCTTATGCCTATGCGGGAGTTCGTCCTGAAGTTATGGGCCTTGGTCCTGTTCCTGCCACTAAGAAAGTGCTCCAGAGAGCTGGCTTAACCATCGATGACATCGATATTATAGAACTCAACGAAGCCTTCGCCGTTCAGTGCATTGTATTTATGAAGGAATTCGGTTTCAAGTTACCAAACGATGAACGTATCAACCCCTGGGGTGGCGCAATCGCCCTTGGACATCCACTTGCTTCTTCCGGTCCTCGCCTTATGATTCACCTTATGCATCTATTTGAAGAAAATCCAAGCGCTCGTTACGGTCTTGCCACTATGTGTGTCGGACTGGGTCAGGGGGGAGCGGTTATTTGGGAAAACCTTATGAGAAAATAG